A region from the Halobacillus mangrovi genome encodes:
- a CDS encoding DUF2621 domain-containing protein translates to MSGGFAFFIVGWVVIMVGLMTIGGYFMFRKFLKRLPKEDGKSIIDWEEYYVDQTRHMWSQDHKDLLEELVSPVPEIFRDVARQKIAGKIGQIALEKRKKKITQDILIEGYILATPKRDHKFLIKKLEEKEIDLAPYEPLLERSYKAT, encoded by the coding sequence ATGTCAGGTGGATTTGCCTTCTTCATCGTTGGATGGGTCGTCATCATGGTAGGTTTGATGACGATAGGTGGATACTTTATGTTCAGGAAATTTCTTAAGCGTCTACCTAAAGAAGATGGAAAATCAATCATAGACTGGGAAGAATATTATGTTGACCAGACACGTCATATGTGGTCTCAGGATCATAAAGACCTACTGGAGGAACTCGTCTCGCCCGTACCGGAAATATTCAGGGATGTAGCCAGACAGAAAATTGCAGGAAAAATTGGTCAGATTGCTTTGGAAAAGAGAAAGAAGAAAATAACTCAGGATATTCTGATAGAAGGCTACATTTTAGCTACACCAAAAAGGGACCACAAGTTTCTTATCAAAAAACTTGAGGAAAAAGAAATTGATCTGGCCCCTTACGAACCGCTTCTTGAACGTTCATACAAAGCGACATAG
- a CDS encoding FbpB family small basic protein — protein MRKHNSMTFEERVKENIRSIKEDQQLLDQIDDRIEKRHHDRIKQIPS, from the coding sequence ATGAGAAAACATAATTCAATGACATTTGAGGAGCGTGTGAAAGAAAACATCCGCTCTATCAAAGAAGATCAGCAGCTATTGGACCAAATCGATGATCGTATAGAAAAACGCCACCATGATCGTATAAAGCAAATCCCATCTTAA
- a CDS encoding AAA family ATPase gives MIEQLKSWKTLDQQPPISEVEALRYLNEHEIEDAELKALLYVTLAYHRIKRHPEHDSLADQFIDEARILDKSHTLVNDLYESKQMMQAYSLLKRTPLEQWVLHETDHDSAKGKKAKAIYADVKDLKEQWDAELAEKTIIDATSRLKLYQDVYEQLSELEVMMEEAIASIENRRIRIPVKEINERTRQLSDDQDELYKQLPKFLTDQSISNPLESFEEMVGLHDVKAYIKRYYHFLKYQQQRKSFGFSMVDEPGLHMIITGNPGTGKTTIARLLANIYHELGILDTKEVVEVNRSHLVGSYVGQSEENTMNYVKQAIGGVLFIDEAYSLKREGQTGNDYGQAVIDTLVSAMTGKEFGGKFAVILAGYPEEMRQFLWSNPGLRSRFPEQNHIELPDYKMDELVTIAEQTAIENDFFFTERALTEFTSLIDRERVDDSFGNARTVKNLVMKTVFQKGASEAERDKHHWLDHMRIDVNDLQWETSSDDEDKSPMERLDDLIGLNNVKAEVRKLSSFVKAQQMRKEKGFPVVPIQLHSVFSGNPGTGKTTVAEIYADVLKQCGLLKRGHTVVVSRSDLVAGYVGQTAMKTKRKIREALGGVLFIDEAYALYNGGRDDFGKEAIETLVDEMTKHNENLVVILAGYQHEMEQLVESNPGLSSRFKKFFRFPDYDERELLEMTHYQAKSYGYHFNEWAESFLLEKYTDHRIRGNGRFVNNLVNEAIQFQAIRIMEDEAEDMNELELVDLEKAWNTVRRES, from the coding sequence ATGATAGAACAATTAAAAAGTTGGAAAACTCTAGACCAGCAACCACCCATCTCAGAGGTGGAAGCATTAAGATACTTAAACGAACATGAGATTGAAGATGCAGAACTGAAAGCTCTTCTATACGTAACGCTTGCCTATCATCGGATCAAACGTCATCCTGAACACGATTCATTAGCCGATCAATTTATTGATGAAGCAAGGATTTTGGATAAATCTCATACGTTAGTGAACGATCTGTATGAATCAAAACAAATGATGCAAGCATATAGCCTGTTAAAACGCACTCCTCTGGAACAATGGGTGCTTCATGAAACAGACCACGATTCAGCAAAAGGAAAGAAAGCCAAAGCCATATATGCGGATGTAAAAGATTTAAAAGAGCAATGGGACGCAGAATTGGCTGAAAAAACCATTATCGACGCTACGAGCCGCTTAAAGCTCTATCAGGACGTATATGAACAGCTTTCTGAACTGGAAGTCATGATGGAAGAGGCCATTGCTTCGATCGAAAATCGCAGAATTCGTATTCCTGTAAAAGAAATTAATGAACGGACCCGTCAATTGTCAGACGATCAAGATGAATTATATAAGCAGTTACCAAAATTTTTGACTGATCAGTCCATCAGCAATCCGCTCGAATCTTTTGAAGAAATGGTAGGCTTACACGATGTAAAAGCTTATATCAAAAGGTATTATCATTTTTTAAAATACCAACAGCAGCGTAAAAGTTTTGGCTTTTCCATGGTGGATGAGCCTGGGCTTCACATGATCATCACAGGGAACCCGGGAACTGGTAAAACAACGATTGCCCGCTTGCTCGCAAACATTTATCATGAATTAGGTATTTTGGACACAAAAGAGGTTGTAGAAGTTAACCGTTCTCATCTTGTTGGCTCCTATGTAGGTCAAAGTGAAGAAAACACGATGAACTATGTCAAGCAAGCCATAGGTGGTGTATTATTCATTGATGAAGCTTACAGCTTGAAACGGGAAGGGCAGACGGGTAATGATTACGGCCAGGCTGTTATAGATACCCTCGTTTCCGCTATGACCGGTAAAGAGTTCGGTGGAAAATTTGCAGTTATCTTAGCAGGTTATCCAGAGGAAATGCGTCAATTTTTATGGTCAAACCCGGGGCTCAGAAGTCGCTTTCCTGAACAGAATCACATCGAACTGCCTGATTATAAGATGGATGAACTCGTAACCATTGCTGAACAGACAGCAATTGAGAATGATTTTTTCTTTACTGAAAGAGCGCTTACTGAATTTACCTCCTTGATTGACCGTGAACGTGTAGATGATTCTTTTGGAAACGCTCGTACGGTGAAAAATCTAGTCATGAAGACCGTCTTTCAAAAAGGGGCTTCAGAAGCTGAACGTGATAAGCACCACTGGCTCGATCATATGCGAATAGATGTCAACGACCTACAATGGGAAACTTCTTCAGACGATGAGGATAAGTCTCCGATGGAGCGGCTCGATGATTTGATTGGTTTAAACAACGTAAAGGCAGAAGTCAGAAAACTATCGTCATTTGTTAAAGCACAGCAGATGCGTAAAGAAAAAGGCTTCCCGGTCGTCCCTATTCAACTACATTCGGTGTTCTCAGGCAACCCTGGGACAGGAAAAACAACGGTTGCTGAAATTTATGCGGACGTATTGAAACAGTGCGGTTTGTTAAAAAGAGGTCATACAGTTGTTGTATCAAGAAGTGACCTGGTCGCTGGTTACGTTGGCCAAACCGCTATGAAAACGAAGCGAAAGATCCGTGAGGCGTTGGGTGGTGTCCTGTTCATTGATGAAGCCTATGCCCTCTATAATGGAGGTCGGGACGATTTTGGTAAGGAAGCGATTGAAACCCTAGTGGATGAAATGACAAAGCATAATGAGAATCTTGTCGTCATACTTGCAGGATATCAGCATGAAATGGAGCAATTAGTGGAGAGCAATCCTGGTTTATCTTCAAGGTTTAAAAAGTTTTTCCGATTCCCAGACTATGATGAAAGAGAACTACTCGAGATGACTCACTATCAGGCGAAATCCTACGGGTACCATTTCAATGAATGGGCCGAGTCGTTCCTGCTGGAAAAATATACGGACCATCGGATCAGGGGAAATGGACGTTTTGTCAACAATTTAGTGAATGAGGCCATTCAGTTTCAGGCCATACGAATTATGGAAGATGAAGCTGAGGATATGAACGAACTAGAATTAGTGGATTTAGAAAAAGCGTGGAATACCGTCCGAAGGGAGTCATGA
- the acnA gene encoding aconitate hydratase AcnA, whose amino-acid sequence MASNTFNARKQFDLNGQTYNYYDLKALEDAGHGKISRLPFSIRILLESLLRQHDGRVIKDEHVESLANWGTEKSKGEDVPFKPSRVILQDFTGVPAVVDLASLRKAMVDMGGSPDEINPEVPVDLVIDHSVQVDKYGTPDALNVNMELEFERNKERYEFLHWAQKAFDNYRAVPPATGIVHQVNLEYIANVVHSIENEDGSHDTYPDTLVGTDSHTTMINGLGVLGWGVGGIEAEAGMLGQPSYFPAPEVIGVKLNGSFPQGTTATDLALKVTQKLREQNVVGKFVEFFGPGLQEMPLADRATISNMAPEYGATCGFFPVDGESLEYLKLTGRSEEQVALVEEYCKKNNLWYDPSFEDPEFTQLVEIDLGELEPNLSGPKRPQDLIPLSQMKDSFEKAITGPAGNHGFGLNKSEFDKEVEVQFESGDKTVMKTGALAIAAITSCTNTSNPHVMLGAGLVAKKAVEKGLDVPAYVKTSLAPGSKVVTRYLEDSGLMNYLNQLGFNLVGYGCTTCIGNSGPLLPEIEKAIADSDLTVSSVLSGNRNFEGRIHPLVKANYLASPPLVVAYALAGTVDIDLKNESIGKDKDGNEVFFNDIWPSQEEIKEEIARVVTPEIFRKEYESVFNSNEKWNEIDTTDEPLYDWDDNSTYIQNPPFFEGLSKDPETVKPLNGMRVIGKFGDSVTTDHISPAGAIPKDMPAGEYLIENGVSPRNFNSYGSRRGNHEVMMRGTFANIRIRNELAPGTEGGFTTYWPTEEVMPIYTAAMQYQKDETPLMVIAGNDYGMGSSRDWAAKGTDLLGIKTVIAESFERIHRSNLVMMGVLPLQFKDGDSIDSLGLTGRETFDVEVGEDVKPRDLVKVTATNEEGDKKEFEVVARFDSEVEVDYYRHGGILQMVLRNKLS is encoded by the coding sequence ATGGCTAGCAATACATTTAATGCTCGCAAACAATTTGACCTAAATGGCCAAACGTACAACTACTACGATTTAAAAGCCTTAGAAGATGCGGGACATGGTAAGATCTCCCGTCTACCTTTTTCCATCCGTATCCTTCTAGAATCTCTCTTACGTCAGCATGACGGTCGTGTTATCAAAGATGAACACGTAGAGAGTCTAGCAAACTGGGGAACAGAGAAATCTAAAGGGGAAGACGTACCATTCAAACCTTCTCGTGTTATTCTGCAAGACTTCACTGGGGTACCAGCTGTTGTCGATCTTGCTTCTTTAAGAAAAGCAATGGTAGATATGGGTGGAAGCCCGGATGAAATTAATCCTGAAGTACCTGTTGATCTAGTTATCGACCACTCGGTACAAGTTGATAAATATGGTACACCTGATGCACTAAATGTAAATATGGAGCTTGAGTTTGAACGCAACAAAGAACGTTATGAGTTTCTACACTGGGCGCAAAAAGCATTTGATAACTACCGCGCCGTACCACCTGCAACTGGAATCGTCCACCAGGTGAACCTGGAATACATCGCAAACGTCGTTCATTCCATTGAAAATGAAGACGGCTCCCATGATACTTATCCTGATACTCTTGTAGGTACCGATTCACATACAACGATGATCAATGGACTTGGTGTCCTTGGTTGGGGTGTAGGTGGTATTGAAGCAGAAGCTGGAATGCTTGGTCAGCCTTCATACTTCCCAGCACCAGAAGTCATCGGTGTTAAACTGAACGGAAGCTTCCCACAAGGGACAACAGCTACCGACTTAGCGTTGAAAGTAACGCAGAAGTTGCGTGAACAGAATGTTGTCGGTAAATTTGTTGAATTCTTTGGACCTGGGTTACAAGAGATGCCTCTTGCTGATCGTGCAACGATTTCAAACATGGCTCCAGAGTACGGAGCAACATGCGGCTTCTTCCCAGTAGATGGAGAATCACTTGAATACTTAAAATTGACTGGACGCAGTGAAGAGCAGGTTGCTCTTGTCGAAGAATACTGCAAGAAAAATAACCTTTGGTACGATCCTTCCTTCGAAGATCCTGAGTTTACTCAACTCGTTGAAATCGATCTCGGAGAACTCGAACCAAACCTTTCAGGACCAAAACGTCCGCAAGACTTGATCCCGCTTTCTCAGATGAAAGATTCCTTTGAAAAAGCGATCACAGGGCCTGCTGGAAACCATGGATTCGGTTTAAATAAATCCGAATTTGATAAAGAAGTAGAAGTACAATTTGAAAGTGGAGATAAGACTGTCATGAAGACAGGTGCGCTTGCGATTGCAGCAATCACTTCTTGTACAAACACTTCCAACCCGCACGTAATGTTAGGTGCCGGTCTTGTTGCTAAAAAAGCAGTTGAAAAAGGCCTGGATGTACCAGCATACGTGAAAACATCCTTAGCACCGGGATCTAAAGTAGTTACTCGCTATCTTGAAGATTCAGGATTGATGAACTACTTAAACCAGCTTGGTTTTAACCTTGTCGGTTACGGATGTACAACTTGTATCGGAAACTCTGGTCCATTGCTTCCTGAAATCGAAAAAGCGATTGCGGATAGTGATTTGACAGTATCTTCTGTTCTTTCTGGTAACCGTAACTTCGAAGGTCGTATTCACCCGCTTGTGAAAGCCAACTACCTTGCATCCCCGCCACTTGTAGTTGCTTACGCTCTTGCAGGAACGGTTGATATCGATCTAAAAAATGAATCAATCGGTAAAGATAAGGACGGAAACGAAGTGTTCTTCAATGATATCTGGCCTTCACAGGAAGAAATCAAAGAAGAGATCGCACGTGTCGTAACACCAGAGATCTTCCGTAAAGAATACGAAAGTGTCTTCAATTCCAATGAGAAATGGAATGAAATCGATACAACAGATGAACCATTGTATGATTGGGATGACAATTCCACTTATATTCAAAACCCACCGTTCTTCGAGGGACTTTCTAAGGATCCTGAAACAGTTAAACCGTTGAATGGTATGCGGGTTATTGGTAAATTTGGTGACTCTGTTACAACGGACCATATCTCTCCAGCTGGTGCGATTCCTAAAGATATGCCAGCAGGTGAATATTTAATTGAGAATGGCGTAAGCCCTCGTAACTTCAACTCTTACGGTTCCCGTCGTGGTAACCACGAAGTTATGATGCGTGGTACGTTTGCAAATATCCGTATTCGTAACGAGTTAGCTCCTGGTACAGAGGGCGGATTCACAACTTATTGGCCAACTGAAGAAGTTATGCCTATTTATACAGCTGCTATGCAGTATCAGAAAGACGAAACCCCGCTTATGGTCATTGCTGGTAATGACTATGGAATGGGAAGCTCTCGTGACTGGGCTGCGAAGGGTACAGATCTACTTGGAATTAAGACGGTAATCGCTGAAAGCTTCGAGCGTATCCACCGTTCAAACTTAGTTATGATGGGTGTCCTTCCACTTCAATTTAAAGATGGCGATTCCATTGATTCTCTTGGATTGACTGGACGTGAAACGTTTGATGTTGAAGTTGGGGAAGACGTTAAACCACGTGACCTTGTTAAGGTTACAGCTACGAATGAAGAGGGCGACAAGAAGGAATTTGAAGTTGTTGCCCGCTTTGACAGTGAAGTAGAAGTTGATTATTACCGTCATGGTGGTATCCTTCAAATGGTACTACGTAATAAATTAAGCTAA
- a CDS encoding TlpA family protein disulfide reductase: MIKQIIATLFLLFLVGVVIYSVVDERDSETKGNTEEHYEANEGAGMTAPNAPSGLKVGEKAPDFTLETLEGKTVSLSDLQGKKVFINFWATWCPPCREEMPEMEKFYKEYGDEVEVLAINGTASEENVGVVEEYVQKGEYSFPVLLDKDLEITNTYQAISIPTTYFIGTDGVVQQPRKVGPMTYDFMIKMKEKLK, from the coding sequence TTGATCAAACAAATAATCGCTACCCTATTTTTATTATTTTTAGTAGGGGTAGTCATTTACAGTGTGGTTGATGAAAGAGATTCTGAAACAAAAGGGAACACGGAAGAACATTATGAAGCGAATGAAGGAGCGGGTATGACTGCTCCTAATGCACCAAGCGGGTTGAAAGTAGGGGAAAAGGCACCTGATTTTACTTTAGAAACTTTGGAAGGCAAGACAGTCAGCCTATCCGATTTACAAGGAAAAAAAGTATTTATTAACTTTTGGGCAACCTGGTGTCCCCCGTGCCGTGAAGAAATGCCTGAGATGGAGAAGTTTTATAAAGAGTATGGAGATGAAGTGGAAGTACTGGCTATAAACGGAACAGCGTCTGAAGAAAATGTAGGAGTTGTCGAAGAATACGTGCAAAAAGGAGAGTATTCTTTTCCGGTTCTTTTAGATAAGGATCTGGAAATTACCAACACTTATCAAGCGATATCCATACCTACTACTTATTTTATTGGAACGGATGGTGTTGTACAGCAGCCAAGGAAAGTCGGTCCGATGACTTACGATTTTATGATAAAAATGAAAGAAAAGCTAAAATAG
- the tlp gene encoding small acid-soluble spore protein Tlp, which translates to MSHKQQHMPNKENRPNPDNRADNVDRLQQNVTNTIENIEASHEALEFATEEEKRNIEAKNKNRNQSIEAMRQEIKDEARNQQY; encoded by the coding sequence ATGTCCCACAAACAACAGCATATGCCTAACAAAGAAAACAGACCGAATCCTGATAACAGAGCTGATAACGTAGATCGTCTTCAGCAAAATGTAACCAATACGATTGAAAACATCGAAGCTTCCCATGAGGCTCTTGAATTTGCTACAGAAGAAGAAAAAAGAAACATTGAAGCAAAAAACAAGAACCGTAACCAGTCCATCGAAGCTATGCGTCAAGAAATTAAAGACGAAGCACGTAATCAGCAGTATTAA